One stretch of Fusobacterium perfoetens ATCC 29250 DNA includes these proteins:
- a CDS encoding EpsG family protein, protein MLIYYIPIVWLFTLSNIKLGKHKNLLEKITVFLLGIFLCTTYFTGSDWRAYEKLYELNSFENLGMLYGEIGYHVYSLIFKSLGFDFWYFFIITKLWCFYIFYKKIKERSNNIFFVLMLCYFYIFLYLFIDCPLRNLIAVGIFLLSENFLLKKKYIKYYLFCILAFLFHKSSFFMFFLPFVKRISKINRFILFGLLIIANIIFLDKNLLIKLIELLPFGLDMRILKYSGGRYFESSIFSLGNVEKIVIILFILFNKNKILKFKEYNKYLISILIIYYIFYRLSFIISIFGRFGTYFIIYYIFNINLIYDFFKKNINKKSIIIFFFMYGILMIYKTTLTTYNYLPYTSYLSYIFKEKPSYQYRKNYAFYKYIERRGKDSYIEKYLK, encoded by the coding sequence ATGTTAATATATTATATACCAATTGTATGGTTATTTACTCTATCTAATATAAAATTAGGAAAGCATAAAAACTTATTAGAAAAAATAACAGTATTTTTATTAGGAATTTTTCTTTGTACTACATATTTTACTGGAAGTGATTGGAGAGCATATGAAAAGTTATACGAATTAAATTCTTTTGAAAATTTAGGAATGTTATATGGTGAAATAGGTTACCATGTATATTCTTTAATATTTAAAAGTTTAGGTTTTGATTTTTGGTATTTTTTTATAATAACAAAATTATGGTGTTTTTATATTTTTTATAAAAAAATAAAGGAAAGAAGTAATAATATATTTTTCGTTTTAATGTTATGTTATTTTTATATTTTTTTATATTTATTTATAGATTGCCCTTTAAGAAATTTAATAGCTGTGGGAATATTTTTGTTATCAGAAAATTTTTTATTAAAAAAGAAATATATAAAGTATTATTTATTTTGTATTTTAGCTTTTTTATTTCACAAATCTTCTTTTTTTATGTTTTTTTTACCTTTTGTAAAAAGAATAAGTAAAATAAATAGATTTATTTTATTTGGTTTATTAATAATAGCAAATATAATTTTTTTAGATAAAAATTTATTAATAAAATTAATAGAATTATTACCATTTGGATTAGATATGAGAATATTAAAATATTCTGGTGGAAGATATTTTGAATCTTCTATTTTTTCATTGGGTAATGTTGAAAAGATAGTAATTATATTATTTATTCTATTTAATAAGAATAAAATTTTAAAATTTAAAGAGTATAATAAGTATTTAATATCTATATTAATAATTTATTATATTTTTTATAGATTAAGTTTTATAATAAGTATTTTTGGAAGATTTGGAACATACTTTATAATATATTACATTTTTAACATAAATTTAATATATGATTTTTTTAAAAAAAATATTAATAAAAAATCAATAATTATTTTCTTTTTTATGTATGGGATATTAATGATTTATAAAACAACTTTAACAACATATAATTATTTGCCATATACATCATATTTAAGTTATATATTTAAAGAAAAACCATCATATCAATATAGAAAAAATTATGCTTTTTATAAGTATATAGAGAGAAGAGGGAAAGATTCATATATAGAAAAATATTTGAAATAG
- the wecB gene encoding non-hydrolyzing UDP-N-acetylglucosamine 2-epimerase, with amino-acid sequence MKIGLIFGTRPEAIKVAPVYHELKNNGINVKAVVTGQHKEMLYQVLNLFGITPDYDLQIMKQGQGLSELTGRLIIKLDEIVKKEKFDYILVQGDTTSVLAGALVGFYNQIPVGHIEAGLRTGNIYSPFPEEANRKLVGNITSIHFAPTDVNVENLLKENYPKDKILKVGNTVIDALYWVKRNKSEDIEAIKRKYGVENKKYILITMHRRENWGKPMEETLKAVRDYLEKHDDLYLVFPMHLNPLVREVAHKVLDTFERKILIEPLEYLEFIAIMDGAHYIMTDSGGVQEEAPSLGKPTLVLRDTTERPEAIEAGTAKLVGTKYEDVIKYMELLEGELYEKMSKANNPYGDGKTSERIRKYLLEKNKC; translated from the coding sequence ATGAAAATAGGATTAATATTTGGAACAAGACCAGAAGCAATTAAAGTGGCTCCTGTGTATCATGAATTAAAAAATAATGGAATAAATGTAAAAGCAGTAGTAACAGGACAACATAAAGAGATGCTTTATCAAGTATTAAATCTTTTTGGGATAACTCCTGATTATGATTTGCAAATAATGAAACAAGGACAAGGATTATCAGAATTAACTGGTAGACTTATAATTAAACTTGATGAAATTGTAAAAAAAGAAAAGTTTGATTATATATTAGTTCAAGGAGATACGACATCAGTTCTAGCAGGGGCTTTAGTAGGATTTTATAATCAAATACCAGTAGGACATATTGAAGCAGGTCTTAGAACAGGAAATATTTATTCTCCGTTTCCAGAAGAGGCTAATAGAAAACTTGTAGGAAATATAACAAGTATTCATTTTGCTCCAACAGATGTAAATGTAGAAAATCTTTTAAAAGAAAATTATCCAAAAGACAAAATTTTAAAAGTTGGAAATACAGTAATAGATGCACTTTATTGGGTAAAAAGAAATAAAAGTGAAGATATAGAAGCTATAAAAAGAAAATATGGTGTAGAAAATAAGAAATATATATTAATCACAATGCATAGAAGAGAAAATTGGGGAAAACCAATGGAAGAAACTCTTAAAGCAGTAAGAGATTATTTAGAAAAACATGATGATTTATATTTAGTATTTCCAATGCATTTAAATCCATTAGTAAGAGAAGTGGCTCATAAAGTATTAGATACTTTTGAAAGAAAAATTTTAATAGAACCATTAGAATATTTAGAGTTTATAGCAATAATGGATGGAGCTCATTATATAATGACAGATTCAGGAGGCGTTCAAGAGGAAGCTCCAAGTCTAGGAAAACCTACATTGGTACTTCGTGATACAACTGAAAGACCAGAAGCTATAGAAGCAGGAACAGCGAAATTAGTTGGAACAAAATATGAAGATGTAATAAAGTATATGGAATTATTAGAGGGGGAATTATATGAAAAAATGTCAAAAGCTAATAATCCATATGGAGATGGAAAAACATCAGAAAGAATAAGAAAATATTTATTGGAGAAAAATAAATGTTAA